A genomic stretch from Peromyscus eremicus chromosome 6, PerEre_H2_v1, whole genome shotgun sequence includes:
- the Rhbg gene encoding ammonium transporter Rh type B: MARTPRHRRLVLPLLCLLSQGATALLFAIFVRYNHETDAALWHWGNSSNVDNEFYFRYPSFQDVHAMIFIGFGFLMVFLQRYGFSSVGFTFLVAAFTLQWATLAQGFLHSFHDGHIHVGVESLINADFCAGAVLISFGAVLGKTGPAQLLLMALLETVLFSVNEFILLSLLGVRDAGGSMTIHTFGAYFGLSLSRVLYRSQLEKTRQLQSSVYHSDLFAMIGTIFLWIFWPSFNSAPTELGDGQHRTALNTYYSLTASTLSTFALSALVSGDGRLDMVHIQNAALAGGVVVGTSSEMMLTPFGAVAAGFLAGTVSTLGYKFFTPVLESKFKVQDTCGVHNLHGMPGVLGALLGVLVAWLATHEAYGDGLQSVFPLVANGQRSATSQAVYQLFGMFVTLGFASVGGSLGGFLLRLPFLDSPPDSQCFEDQVYWEVPGEQEAEAQRPLRAEEPDTQA, from the exons ATGGCCCGCACCCCTCGCCACCGGCGCCTGGTCCTGCCGCTGCTGTGCCTGCTCTCCCAGGGCGCCACCGCCCTCCTCTTTGCGATCTTTGTCCGCTACAACCACGAAACAGACGCTGCCCTGTGGCATTGGGGCAACAGCAGTAACGTGGACAACGAGTTTTACTTTCGCTACCCAA GCTTCCAGGATGTGCACGCCATGATCTTCATCGGCTTTGGCTTCCTCATGGTTTTCCTGCAGCGGTACGGCTTCAGCAGTGTGGGGTTCACCTTCCTCGTGGCCGCCTTCACCCTCCAGTGGGCCACACTGGCCCAAGGCTTCCTCCACTCTTTCCATGATGGCCACATCCACGTTGGTGTGGAGAG CTTGATCAACGCTGACTTCTGTGCGGGCGCCGTGCTCATCTCCTTCGGGGCTGTCCTGGGCAAGACTGggccagcccagctgctgctaATGGCCCTGTTGGAGACAGTGCTGTTCAGTGTCAACGAGTTTATACTGCTCAGTCTCCTGGGG GTGAGAGATGCTGGAGGGTCCATGACCATTCACACGTTTGGGGCCTACTTCGGGCTGTCCCTCTCGCGGGTCCTCTACAGATCCCAGCTAGAGAAGACCAGGCAACTCCAGAGCTCTGTCTACCATTCTGACCTCTTTGCCATGATTG GGACCATCTTCCTGTGGATTTTCTGGCCTAGCTTCAACTCCGCGCCCACGGAGCTGGGGGATGGGCAGCATCGGACGGCTCTCAACACGTACTACTCACTCACGGCGAGCACCCTCAGCACCTTTGCCTTGTCAGCCCTCGTCAGCGGGGATGGCCGACTGGACATG GTCCACATCCAAAATGCAGCATTGGCTGGAGGGGTTGTGGTGGGGACATCTAGCGAAATGATGCTGACACCCTTCGGGGCCGTGGCAGCCGGCTTCCTGGCTGGGACAGTCTCCACGTTGGGGTACAAGTTCTTTACG CCTGTCCTTGAATCCAAATTCAAAGTGCAAGACACATGTGGTGTCCACAACCTCCATGGGATGCCGGGGGTACTGGGGGCCCTCCTGGGAGTCCTGGTGGCTTGGCTGGCCACCCACGAAGCTTATGGAGATGG CCTGCAGAGTGTATTTCCGCTCGTAGCCAATGGCCAGCGCAGCGCCACATCTCAGGCCGTATATCAGCTCTTTGGGATGTTTGTCACCCTGGGGTTTGCCTCTGTGGGTGGCAGCCTTGGAG GGTTCCTGCTGAGGCTGCCCTTCCTGGATTCCCCTCCAGACTCCCAATGCTTCGAAGACCAGGTTTACTGGGAG GTACCTGgagagcaggaggctgaggcccagAGGCCTCTAAGGGCCGAGGAGCCAGACACCCAGGCCTAA